A region from the Bacillus sp. Marseille-P3661 genome encodes:
- a CDS encoding spore coat protein CotJB: protein MHKQLPQQYYTLLEELQAVDFVLVELTLYLDTHPQDLQAIEQFNQCAHQRKQIAKQFEMQFGPLLQFGHSYTNCPWTWNDSPWPWQV from the coding sequence ATGCATAAACAACTTCCACAACAATACTATACTTTGTTAGAAGAACTACAAGCTGTGGATTTTGTCCTAGTAGAATTAACGCTTTATCTAGATACGCACCCCCAAGATCTTCAAGCAATTGAACAATTCAACCAATGCGCACATCAACGAAAACAAATTGCTAAGCAATTTGAAATGCAATTTGGACCACTTCTCCAATTTGGACACAGTTATACAAACTGTCCATGGACGTGGAATGATTCACCATGGCCTTGGCAGGTTTAA
- a CDS encoding DUF2663 family protein, with amino-acid sequence MKGYYLDSVGMVIIDELKDLRRKLDKREKDVLIYNWIYFCIAVGFLGYLTIYTFIPYWNQYNLMVSNLINNSYHYFFIVIIVTIYQRLKFVKKETDKAEKEYNNLRCEVIRRLEELWPKEYGWEQRHLFIKEIKEKFDINLYYEN; translated from the coding sequence ATGAAAGGTTATTATTTAGATTCTGTTGGGATGGTTATTATCGATGAATTAAAAGACCTTAGAAGAAAACTTGACAAACGTGAAAAGGACGTGTTGATATACAACTGGATTTATTTTTGTATTGCAGTTGGATTTCTTGGTTACTTAACCATCTATACTTTTATTCCTTATTGGAATCAATATAATTTGATGGTATCTAACTTAATTAATAACAGCTACCATTATTTTTTTATTGTTATTATTGTTACTATATATCAGCGTTTAAAATTTGTGAAAAAAGAAACAGACAAAGCTGAAAAAGAATATAATAACCTTCGGTGTGAAGTGATTCGAAGATTAGAAGAACTTTGGCCTAAAGAATATGGTTGGGAGCAACGACATCTTTTTATTAAAGAAATTAAAGAAAAATTCGATATTAATTTATATTATGAAAATTAA
- a CDS encoding spore coat associated protein CotJA: protein MFTLRKNWYPYVGPFDPCRPITVKQYATPPQLYIGFQPPGLQQFSPREALFAGTLWPAFYDPYFNPYEQKMREGNKDA from the coding sequence ATGTTTACTCTACGGAAAAATTGGTATCCTTATGTTGGTCCTTTTGACCCTTGTCGACCTATAACTGTAAAACAGTATGCTACACCACCTCAACTATATATAGGCTTTCAACCTCCTGGTTTACAGCAATTTTCACCAAGAGAAGCACTTTTTGCCGGAACGTTATGGCCTGCGTTCTACGATCCTTATTTTAATCCGTATGAACAAAAAATGAGGGAGGGTAACAAAGATGCATAA
- a CDS encoding LysM peptidoglycan-binding domain-containing protein, with the protein MLSKKGSSDQAGKLRKQMKKEQIIKQEITEEKTSSPKLPPRREIHRKKNDKKTKFKIRFPIVRLLAFIFLLIVVLVPGYHYWKGTVQPTNQVSQVKNETIDIIEFKNEGENQPHRVVDEFILEKPNVEGNAEPNTIEDNPIKQETQVDTSSVKTLEGPESNENQNIANVEQVIKDKKPSEPQYIIHVVQPDETLYRISMKYFKSRSGEQIIKKVNKLNSDGTVYSGQRLKIPTNSK; encoded by the coding sequence ATGTTATCAAAAAAAGGTTCAAGTGACCAAGCGGGTAAGTTAAGAAAGCAAATGAAGAAAGAACAAATAATAAAACAAGAAATAACGGAAGAAAAGACAAGTTCTCCTAAACTCCCACCACGCCGCGAGATTCATCGGAAAAAAAATGATAAAAAAACGAAGTTTAAAATTAGATTTCCAATCGTTCGCCTGCTCGCTTTTATTTTTTTATTAATAGTTGTATTGGTTCCAGGTTATCATTATTGGAAAGGTACAGTTCAGCCAACAAATCAAGTTAGTCAAGTTAAAAACGAAACTATTGACATCATTGAATTTAAGAACGAAGGTGAAAATCAACCACATAGAGTAGTGGATGAATTTATTTTAGAAAAGCCTAATGTGGAGGGTAATGCTGAGCCTAACACGATCGAAGATAATCCAATAAAACAAGAAACGCAAGTCGACACATCTTCTGTGAAAACTTTAGAAGGACCAGAAAGCAATGAAAATCAAAATATAGCTAATGTGGAACAGGTTATAAAAGATAAAAAGCCAAGTGAACCTCAGTATATCATTCATGTTGTACAACCTGATGAAACATTGTATCGAATTTCAATGAAATACTTTAAGAGCAGATCTGGTGAGCAAATCATAAAAAAAGTTAATAAGTTAAATTCAGATGGTACGGTATATTCAGGCCAACGTCTGAAAATTCCAACTAACTCAAAATAA
- the cotJC gene encoding spore coat protein CotJC, with protein sequence MWIYEKKLQYPVKVSTCNPTLAKYLIEQYGGADGELAAALRYLNQRYTIPDKVIGLLTDIGTEEFAHLEMIATMVYKLTKDATPEQMKAAGLGAHYADHDSALFYHNAAGVPFTATYIQAKGDPITDLYEDIAAEEKARATYQWLINMSDDPDINDSLRFLREREVIHSQRFREAVEILKEERDKKKFF encoded by the coding sequence ATGTGGATTTATGAGAAAAAACTTCAATATCCCGTTAAGGTCAGTACTTGTAATCCTACGCTTGCAAAATACTTAATTGAACAGTACGGTGGAGCAGATGGAGAACTTGCGGCAGCGTTACGCTATTTGAACCAACGCTACACGATACCAGATAAGGTCATTGGATTATTAACAGATATTGGTACTGAGGAATTTGCACATCTTGAAATGATTGCAACAATGGTTTATAAACTAACAAAAGATGCGACACCAGAACAAATGAAAGCAGCTGGACTAGGAGCACATTATGCGGATCATGACAGCGCCTTATTCTATCATAATGCAGCTGGAGTTCCTTTTACTGCTACGTATATTCAAGCTAAGGGAGATCCGATAACCGATCTTTATGAGGATATTGCTGCGGAAGAAAAAGCGCGCGCCACTTATCAATGGTTAATTAATATGTCTGATGACCCTGATATTAATGATTCACTCCGTTTCTTACGCGAACGGGAAGTCATCCATTCACAACGATTTAGAGAAGCTGTTGAAATACTTAAGGAAGAACGCGATAAAAAGAAATTCTTTTAA
- a CDS encoding MerR family transcriptional regulator, with protein sequence MTLEDEKYNMKAVSKLVGIQPGTLRAWERRYNIIAPKRNEAGHRVYTDQHIKILKWLTKKIEEGFTVGQAVTILENNTIEQINSQLINPINKDHPLSALQRDLLNMMLDFNEFEANRLLNQAFCLYTVETVLIDIIFKTLRDIWDQQAKREITTAHGNFVSTILRSRIGTIGHAYTNEKDAPKIITVCGPGEEDENGLLILSVFLKKKGYNVINLGAHITSGDLHLVLEEVNPNFLFIICMKNHNIKESLSFTSTIQKDRVDAPLNVAVVSHLFNNHDEQTYYNYSCEKIGYSIDEWENWSQKFNRAFKQ encoded by the coding sequence ATGACACTTGAAGACGAAAAATATAATATGAAGGCTGTTTCTAAATTGGTTGGAATTCAGCCAGGTACTTTAAGAGCGTGGGAACGGAGATATAATATCATAGCACCAAAAAGAAATGAAGCAGGACATCGGGTATATACCGACCAACACATTAAAATATTAAAATGGCTTACAAAAAAAATTGAGGAAGGATTTACGGTCGGTCAAGCGGTTACTATACTTGAAAATAACACAATTGAACAAATAAACAGTCAATTAATAAACCCTATAAATAAAGACCATCCGCTTAGTGCTTTACAGAGAGATTTATTAAATATGATGTTAGACTTTAATGAATTCGAAGCCAATCGGCTTTTAAATCAGGCTTTTTGTTTATATACGGTTGAAACCGTTTTGATTGATATTATATTTAAAACATTAAGAGATATTTGGGATCAACAAGCCAAAAGGGAAATCACAACAGCACATGGTAATTTTGTTTCGACAATATTAAGATCACGAATAGGTACTATAGGTCATGCATATACAAACGAAAAAGATGCACCTAAAATAATAACCGTATGTGGGCCTGGAGAAGAGGATGAAAATGGATTATTAATCCTTTCTGTTTTTTTAAAAAAGAAAGGTTATAATGTAATCAATTTAGGAGCCCATATTACTAGTGGTGATTTACATTTAGTTTTGGAGGAAGTTAATCCTAATTTTTTGTTTATCATCTGTATGAAGAATCACAACATTAAAGAAAGTTTAAGTTTTACTTCAACAATTCAAAAAGATAGAGTGGATGCGCCACTTAACGTAGCAGTTGTAAGTCATCTTTTTAATAACCATGATGAACAAACATATTATAATTACAGTTGTGAAAAAATTGGTTATTCTATAGATGAATGGGAAAATTGGTCTCAGAAATTCAATCGAGCGTTTAAACAATAG